A single region of the Kineosporiaceae bacterium SCSIO 59966 genome encodes:
- a CDS encoding DNA topoisomerase IV subunit A, with protein sequence MARRASSTPPPPEDFEESIVDIDVGSEMETSFLEYAYSVIYSRALPDARDGLKPVQRRILFQMADMGLRPDRGHVKSARVVGEVMGKLHPHGDAAIYDALVRMAQPFSLRVPLVDGHGNFGSLDAGPAAPRYTEARLAPAAMLMTADLGEDVVDFVPNYDNQLTQPEVLPAAFPNLLVNGASGIAVGMATNMAPHNLVEVVNAARHLVDHPDASLEDLMRFVPGPDLPSGGKIVGLEGVREAYATGRGSFRTRATTRIENVTPRRKGIVVTELPYGVGPEKVIEKIKEAVQAKRLQGVSAVTDLTDRSHGLRLVIEVKTGFNPDAVLEQLYRLTPMEDSFGINNVCLVDGQPRTLGLRELLEVYVDHRLDVVRRRSSYRLGRRQERLHLVEGLLVAILDIDEVIQVIRSSDDADVARTRLMEVFDLSQPQAEYILELRLRRLTKFSRVELEAERDQLAKEIAELTEILGDEALLRTVVSQELAEVARNHGTPRRTVLLEGSGQSAAASAAPLEVTDDPCWVLLSGTGLLARTATDEPLPAGTVTERAAHDVVVAAVRTTARGEVAVVTNRGRMLRMGVVDTPALPPTAGPPSLSGGAPVSEFVALEPGELPLTVCSLDAGSSGLALGTARGVVKRVVPDYPASRDAWEVVALKDGDEVVGAVELGTGAEHLVLVTTDAQLLHFPADVVRPQGRGGGGVAGIRVADDARVAWFGAVAPDADAVVVTVAGSSAALPGTEPGTAKVTPFAEYPAKGRGTGGVRCHRFLRGEDVLLLAWAGPAPARATSSAGAPVPLPEPTGRRDGSGTPLPQPVHAVGGPVATAPR encoded by the coding sequence ATGGCCCGTCGCGCGTCCAGCACCCCTCCACCGCCCGAGGACTTCGAGGAGTCGATCGTCGACATCGACGTCGGCTCGGAGATGGAGACCTCGTTCCTCGAGTACGCGTACTCGGTGATCTACTCGCGGGCGCTGCCGGACGCCCGCGACGGGCTCAAGCCGGTCCAGCGGCGGATCCTGTTCCAGATGGCGGACATGGGCCTGCGCCCGGACCGCGGGCACGTCAAGAGCGCCCGGGTGGTCGGCGAGGTGATGGGCAAGCTTCACCCGCACGGCGACGCCGCGATCTACGACGCGCTGGTCCGGATGGCGCAGCCGTTCTCGCTGCGCGTGCCGCTCGTCGACGGGCACGGCAACTTCGGCTCCCTGGACGCCGGCCCGGCGGCCCCCCGGTACACCGAGGCTCGGCTGGCGCCCGCCGCGATGCTCATGACGGCGGACCTCGGCGAGGACGTCGTCGACTTCGTCCCCAACTACGACAACCAGCTGACCCAGCCAGAGGTGCTGCCCGCAGCCTTCCCCAACCTGCTCGTCAACGGGGCGAGCGGGATCGCCGTGGGCATGGCGACGAACATGGCGCCGCACAACCTCGTCGAGGTGGTCAACGCCGCCCGTCACCTCGTCGACCACCCGGACGCGTCCCTCGAGGACCTCATGCGGTTCGTGCCCGGCCCGGACCTGCCGTCCGGCGGCAAGATCGTCGGGCTCGAGGGGGTCCGGGAGGCCTACGCGACCGGTCGCGGGTCGTTCCGCACCCGTGCGACCACCCGGATCGAGAACGTCACACCTCGGCGCAAGGGGATCGTCGTCACCGAGCTGCCGTACGGCGTCGGCCCCGAGAAGGTGATCGAGAAGATCAAGGAGGCCGTCCAGGCGAAGAGGCTCCAGGGCGTCTCGGCAGTCACGGACCTCACCGACCGCTCCCACGGCCTGCGGCTCGTCATCGAGGTGAAGACCGGTTTCAACCCCGACGCGGTCCTCGAGCAGCTCTACCGGCTCACCCCGATGGAGGACTCCTTCGGGATCAACAACGTGTGCCTCGTCGACGGCCAGCCGCGAACGCTGGGGCTGCGCGAGCTGCTCGAGGTGTACGTCGACCACCGGCTCGACGTCGTCCGCCGGCGCAGCTCCTACCGGCTGGGACGGCGGCAGGAGCGGCTGCACCTCGTCGAGGGCCTGCTCGTGGCCATCCTGGACATCGACGAGGTGATCCAGGTGATCCGCTCCTCCGACGACGCGGACGTCGCCCGCACCCGGCTGATGGAGGTCTTCGACCTGTCCCAGCCGCAGGCCGAGTACATCCTCGAGCTGCGGCTGCGGCGGTTGACGAAGTTCTCCCGGGTCGAGCTGGAGGCCGAGCGGGACCAGCTGGCCAAGGAGATCGCCGAGCTGACCGAGATCCTCGGTGACGAGGCGCTCCTGCGCACCGTGGTGAGCCAGGAGCTCGCCGAGGTGGCCCGCAACCACGGCACCCCACGGCGGACCGTCCTGCTCGAGGGGTCGGGGCAGTCGGCCGCCGCGTCCGCCGCGCCGCTGGAGGTGACCGACGACCCGTGCTGGGTGCTGCTGTCCGGGACCGGTCTGCTGGCCCGCACCGCCACCGACGAGCCGCTGCCCGCCGGCACCGTCACCGAGCGCGCGGCCCACGACGTCGTCGTGGCCGCTGTGCGCACCACCGCACGCGGCGAGGTCGCCGTCGTCACCAACCGCGGCCGGATGCTGCGGATGGGGGTCGTCGACACCCCCGCCCTGCCGCCGACCGCCGGCCCGCCGTCGCTGTCCGGCGGGGCACCGGTCAGCGAGTTCGTCGCTCTGGAGCCCGGCGAGCTGCCACTGACCGTCTGCTCCCTGGACGCCGGCTCGAGCGGACTGGCCCTGGGCACCGCCCGGGGCGTCGTCAAGCGGGTGGTCCCGGACTACCCCGCCAGCCGGGACGCGTGGGAGGTCGTCGCCCTCAAGGACGGCGACGAGGTCGTCGGGGCAGTTGAGCTCGGCACCGGCGCGGAGCACCTCGTGCTCGTCACCACCGACGCCCAGCTGCTGCACTTCCCCGCCGACGTCGTCCGGCCGCAGGGCCGCGGCGGCGGCGGGGTGGCGGGGATCCGAGTCGCCGACGACGCCCGGGTCGCCTGGTTCGGGGCCGTGGCGCCGGACGCCGACGCGGTCGTCGTCACCGTGGCCGGGTCGTCGGCGGCACTGCCGGGCACGGAGCCCGGCACCGCCAAGGTGACCCCCTTCGCCGAGTACCCCGCCAAGGGCCGCGGCACCGGCGGCGTCCGCTGCCACCGGTTCCTGCGGGGTGAGGACGTGCTGCTGCTGGCATGGGCGGGACCCGCCCCGGCCCGCGCGACGTCGTCCGCCGGGGCGCCGGTGCCACTGCCGGAGCCCACCGGACGCCGCGACGGGTCCGGCACGCCGCTGCCGCAGCCGGTGCACGCCGTCGGCGGCCCCGTCGCCACCGCCCCTCGGTGA